A DNA window from Phycisphaerales bacterium contains the following coding sequences:
- a CDS encoding ferredoxin family protein, whose protein sequence is MTHIIAEPCINTKDTACVTVCPVDCIHPTKDEPAFETEAQLYIDPATCIDCGLCVVECPVQAIYPQDDLPAEWRKYIDLNVDYYLRSQR, encoded by the coding sequence GTGACGCACATCATCGCCGAACCCTGCATCAACACCAAGGACACCGCCTGCGTGACGGTCTGTCCCGTCGATTGCATCCACCCCACCAAGGACGAACCGGCCTTCGAAACCGAAGCCCAGTTGTACATCGACCCCGCCACCTGCATCGACTGCGGCCTTTGCGTCGTCGAGTGTCCCGTCCAGGCCATTTACCCGCAGGATGACCTGCCCGCCGAATGGCGAAAGTACATCGACCTCAACGTGGACTACTACCTGCGGTCGCAGCGCTGA
- a CDS encoding ABC transporter ATP-binding protein → MNQAVIEAPALIDVRGLRKVYNSGAERVEALADVSLSIRGGGFVGIMGPSGSGKSTLLHLLAGLDRPTAGEIFIDGQAVHAMSEAQLTSYRRRRIGIIFQQFNLLGTMTALDNVMLPGVLDGRPEAWLRQRAGELLESLGLGGRVNHRPDALSGGEQQRVAIARALLFQPRVLFADEPTGNLDSTSSRRIWEMLANMARADDLTILMVTHEPAAAAHCHRVFIIGDGRVTDEIDVGQHDSTWLAARYQQIVDHSTSQ, encoded by the coding sequence GTGAACCAGGCCGTGATCGAGGCCCCCGCGCTCATCGACGTGCGCGGCCTGCGCAAGGTTTACAACTCCGGCGCCGAGCGCGTCGAGGCCCTCGCGGACGTCAGCCTTTCAATTCGCGGCGGCGGCTTCGTGGGCATCATGGGGCCGAGCGGCTCGGGAAAGAGCACGCTGCTGCACCTGCTGGCCGGCCTCGATCGACCCACGGCGGGCGAGATCTTCATCGACGGGCAGGCGGTGCACGCCATGTCCGAGGCCCAACTCACATCGTACCGCCGCCGGCGCATCGGCATCATCTTCCAGCAGTTCAATCTGCTGGGCACGATGACGGCGCTGGACAACGTCATGCTGCCCGGCGTGCTCGACGGCCGGCCCGAGGCGTGGCTGCGCCAGCGGGCTGGTGAGCTGCTCGAGTCGCTGGGCCTGGGCGGGCGCGTGAACCACCGGCCCGATGCGCTCAGCGGCGGCGAGCAGCAGCGCGTCGCCATTGCGCGGGCTCTGCTCTTTCAGCCGCGCGTACTCTTCGCCGACGAGCCGACGGGCAATCTCGACTCGACCTCCAGCCGCCGCATCTGGGAGATGCTCGCGAACATGGCTCGCGCGGACGATCTGACGATCCTGATGGTGACGCACGAACCGGCTGCGGCGGCGCATTGCCATCGCGTGTTCATCATCGGCGACGGGCGCGTCACCGACGAGATCGACGTCGGCCAGCACGACTCAACCTGGCTCGCGGCGCGCTACCAGCAGATCGTCGACCACAGCACGAGTCAATAA
- a CDS encoding ABC transporter permease, whose product MIRASWKIGINSLWARPGRTTLLLLAVALATSLVVVVSTSLDSLSASLRDAMEDMLGSADMYVRHQSGGRLPENLIEQAAAWPEVAFATPQLISTVALQNQRNEMDGLFEGIGIDLQRENDVRPLEFVAGRMAQSADEVIFDPRVADLLEAEVGDTIRIGDWGRERDLTLVGIHKRVNLAVLQNPQFRLDIHAFQDIAGYPQRITSVDIVLNPGEVIDDVIRLRGGSIKAPAELTPSDIARAGLDRNLRGMEILRYIAVLFAFLCCTFIVLTGLTTAITQRITELATLRCIGAARGTIFCSQLLVGAAIGAIGGLLGLPLGLLWSLLFSLIFNSYLRAGLVIGVGPLAIALAAAILAGLAGALLPAWSCARITPLAALRVRSRPHRLGRVWLVVLGGAAALLIQQLSLRLPENEQAAFWGHLFFGAPIMVAAWFALSVPSLLLVTWLAAGMLSRLLGLPRGLLHSSVLATPYRNGFTAGALMLGLAIMIAVRAAGGGLLDNWIDPIRFPDAFITRQGGVPEEHQKWVAEQPWVGHVSPIGLFKLDVEDQHLFGVKGIAPQSVYYISFEPEPFFAMTNIEWVQGNEQEARERLAQGDAILVAREFLTARGIGVGDRLKLSAGPTEHEFEIVGVVSSPGLDIATEIFGIEGQFQQQAVSSVFGTRADALRIFDNASVRLFQFEVLDDSLTDEQISERLEAGLGPVFFGSGRLIKEALRSLAERLMRMTNVIAFASLMVAALGMANVIAANVAARKFEFGVLRSIGGSAGVVGRLIVAEALLIGMASWITGTGLGLWDASNGTYLLRRLAGVDIDLALPWPAMWGYGLVLVFALVAALPTAMRLARRTPCELLARRAE is encoded by the coding sequence ATGATCCGGGCCTCCTGGAAGATCGGCATCAACAGTCTCTGGGCCAGGCCCGGGCGCACCACGCTGCTGCTGCTGGCCGTCGCGCTGGCCACGAGCCTGGTCGTCGTCGTCTCCACGTCGCTCGACTCGCTCTCGGCTTCGTTGCGCGACGCCATGGAGGACATGCTCGGCAGCGCCGACATGTACGTCCGCCACCAGTCCGGCGGGCGGCTGCCGGAGAATCTCATCGAGCAGGCCGCGGCGTGGCCCGAGGTCGCCTTCGCCACGCCGCAACTCATCTCCACCGTCGCACTGCAGAATCAGCGCAACGAAATGGACGGCCTCTTCGAAGGCATCGGTATCGATCTGCAGCGCGAGAACGACGTGCGGCCGCTCGAATTCGTCGCGGGGCGCATGGCGCAGTCGGCTGATGAAGTCATCTTCGACCCGCGCGTGGCCGACCTGCTCGAGGCCGAAGTGGGCGACACCATTCGCATCGGCGACTGGGGCCGCGAGCGCGATCTCACGCTGGTGGGCATCCACAAGCGCGTCAATCTCGCCGTGCTGCAGAATCCGCAGTTTCGCCTGGACATCCACGCCTTTCAGGACATCGCCGGCTATCCGCAGCGCATCACTTCCGTGGACATCGTGCTCAATCCAGGCGAAGTGATCGACGACGTGATCCGCCTGCGCGGCGGCTCGATCAAGGCGCCGGCCGAACTCACGCCGTCGGACATCGCGCGGGCGGGGCTCGATCGCAACCTGCGCGGCATGGAGATCCTGCGCTACATCGCCGTGCTCTTTGCGTTCCTGTGCTGCACGTTCATCGTGCTCACCGGCCTGACGACGGCCATCACGCAGCGCATCACCGAGCTGGCGACGCTGCGCTGCATCGGCGCCGCGCGGGGCACGATCTTCTGTTCGCAACTGCTCGTCGGCGCGGCCATCGGCGCCATCGGCGGGCTTCTCGGCCTGCCGCTGGGTTTGCTCTGGTCGCTGCTGTTTTCGCTGATCTTCAATTCGTATCTGCGCGCCGGGCTGGTGATCGGCGTGGGCCCACTGGCCATTGCCCTGGCCGCCGCGATCCTCGCGGGCCTGGCGGGCGCGCTGCTGCCGGCGTGGTCGTGCGCCCGCATCACGCCGCTGGCGGCTTTGCGGGTGCGCTCGCGGCCGCACCGGCTCGGCCGCGTCTGGCTGGTCGTGCTCGGCGGCGCGGCGGCGCTGCTGATTCAGCAACTCAGCCTGCGCCTGCCTGAGAACGAACAGGCGGCGTTCTGGGGGCACCTCTTCTTCGGTGCGCCCATCATGGTCGCCGCTTGGTTTGCGCTCAGCGTGCCCTCGCTGCTTCTTGTGACCTGGCTCGCCGCCGGCATGCTCTCGCGCCTGCTCGGTCTGCCTCGCGGTCTGCTGCACTCTTCTGTTCTCGCCACGCCCTATCGCAACGGATTCACCGCGGGCGCGCTGATGCTCGGGCTGGCGATCATGATCGCCGTGCGCGCCGCCGGCGGGGGATTGCTCGACAACTGGATCGATCCGATCCGCTTTCCCGACGCCTTCATCACGAGACAGGGCGGCGTGCCCGAGGAACACCAGAAGTGGGTCGCCGAGCAGCCTTGGGTCGGGCACGTCTCGCCCATCGGCCTGTTCAAACTCGACGTCGAAGATCAGCACCTCTTTGGCGTCAAGGGCATCGCTCCGCAGAGCGTCTATTACATTTCCTTCGAGCCCGAACCATTCTTCGCGATGACGAACATCGAGTGGGTGCAGGGCAACGAGCAGGAGGCGCGAGAGCGCCTGGCCCAGGGCGACGCCATCCTCGTCGCGCGCGAGTTCCTCACGGCGCGCGGAATCGGCGTGGGCGACCGCCTCAAACTCAGCGCCGGCCCCACCGAGCATGAATTCGAGATCGTCGGCGTCGTCTCATCGCCCGGGCTCGACATCGCCACCGAGATCTTCGGCATCGAAGGGCAGTTCCAGCAGCAGGCCGTCTCGAGCGTCTTCGGCACGCGCGCCGATGCTCTGCGCATCTTCGACAACGCTTCAGTGCGGCTGTTTCAGTTCGAAGTGCTCGACGACAGCCTGACCGACGAGCAGATCAGCGAGCGCCTCGAAGCGGGCCTGGGCCCGGTCTTCTTCGGTTCGGGCCGGCTCATCAAGGAAGCCCTGCGCTCGCTGGCCGAGCGCCTCATGCGGATGACCAACGTGATCGCGTTTGCCTCGCTGATGGTTGCGGCGCTGGGGATGGCCAACGTCATCGCAGCCAACGTTGCTGCTCGCAAGTTTGAGTTCGGCGTGCTGCGCTCCATCGGCGGCTCGGCTGGCGTCGTCGGGCGGCTTATCGTCGCCGAGGCGCTGCTCATCGGCATGGCGTCGTGGATCACCGGCACGGGCCTGGGCCTGTGGGACGCCTCCAACGGCACCTACCTGCTGCGGCGCCTGGCGGGGGTGGATATCGACCTGGCCCTGCCCTGGCCGGCGATGTGGGGCTACGGCCTCGTGCTCGTCTTTGCCCTCGTCGCGGCCCTGCCCACGGCCATGCGCCTGGCCCGCCGCACCCCATGCGAACTGCTGGCCCGCCGGGCGGAGTAG
- a CDS encoding CPBP family intramembrane metalloprotease: MARSSSTSRRTKVPSANASRRSTSRRSRTPGGSDPTGALLRHARRGGGGPGLGWYLELSQRPLQILIFLLPLVALYEIGTWLYASGAAIGAGGNESITISAYKLLNDFFGAFGVGGLYLPGAALVTVLLLWHVFARDPWEVHLGVPLVMLVESLLLALPLLVLDQLINRLFAGAPGPALALLSAPPIESLSWQARLTLSVGAGIYEELVFRMIVIALVHMLLVDFGKMKSAQGAVIALVISAVAFTFYHDVSVGGVMQAQRIAFYFVSGLFFASVYVMRGFGVVVGTHAAYDALVIVILPLMATSNSA, translated from the coding sequence ATGGCTCGATCAAGCAGCACCAGCCGCCGCACCAAGGTGCCTTCCGCCAACGCTTCGCGACGCAGCACATCCAGGAGATCACGCACGCCGGGCGGATCTGATCCGACCGGCGCTTTGTTGCGCCATGCCCGCCGCGGCGGCGGCGGTCCCGGGCTGGGCTGGTACCTCGAACTCTCCCAGCGCCCCCTCCAGATTCTCATCTTCCTGCTGCCGCTCGTAGCCCTCTATGAGATCGGCACCTGGCTCTACGCCAGCGGCGCGGCGATCGGCGCCGGCGGCAACGAGTCCATCACCATCAGCGCCTACAAACTGCTCAACGACTTCTTCGGCGCCTTCGGCGTCGGCGGGCTCTACCTTCCCGGCGCCGCGCTCGTCACCGTGCTGCTGCTCTGGCACGTCTTTGCGCGCGACCCGTGGGAAGTGCACCTCGGCGTGCCGCTGGTCATGCTGGTCGAGTCGCTGCTGCTGGCCCTTCCCCTGCTCGTGCTCGATCAACTCATCAATCGGCTCTTTGCGGGCGCGCCCGGGCCCGCGCTGGCGCTGCTCAGCGCGCCGCCCATCGAATCACTCTCGTGGCAGGCGCGGCTGACGCTCAGCGTCGGCGCGGGCATCTACGAAGAACTCGTGTTCCGCATGATCGTCATTGCGCTGGTGCACATGCTGCTGGTCGATTTTGGCAAGATGAAATCCGCGCAGGGCGCCGTCATCGCGCTGGTCATCTCCGCCGTCGCCTTCACGTTCTACCACGACGTATCCGTGGGCGGCGTCATGCAGGCTCAGCGCATCGCGTTCTACTTCGTCTCCGGCCTGTTCTTCGCCAGCGTCTACGTCATGCGCGGCTTCGGCGTGGTCGTCGGCACGCACGCAGCGTACGACGCGCTGGTGATCGTCATCCTGCCGCTCATGGCTACCAGCAACAGCGCGTAA
- the gcvH gene encoding glycine cleavage system protein GcvH produces MPSPADRRYSESHEWHKLEGDIVTLGISKFAVDELTDVTYVEVKPVGTTLKAGDTIGEVESVKATSEIYSAVGGEIVDVNANLADDPAILNRDPYEAGWLCRIKVSDAAPLESLMQQTEYDKKNPS; encoded by the coding sequence ATGCCCAGCCCCGCCGACCGCCGGTACAGCGAATCGCACGAGTGGCACAAACTCGAAGGCGACATCGTCACCCTCGGTATTTCGAAGTTCGCGGTCGATGAACTCACCGACGTCACCTACGTCGAGGTCAAGCCCGTGGGCACGACCCTCAAGGCCGGCGACACGATCGGCGAGGTCGAATCCGTCAAAGCCACCAGCGAAATCTACTCCGCAGTCGGCGGCGAAATCGTTGACGTCAACGCGAACCTCGCCGACGATCCGGCGATTCTCAATCGCGACCCGTACGAAGCCGGCTGGCTCTGCCGCATCAAGGTCAGCGACGCAGCGCCGCTCGAATCGCTCATGCAGCAGACTGAGTACGACAAGAAGAACCCCTCGTGA
- a CDS encoding FAD-dependent oxidoreductase, whose product MSSPCEATADVVIIGAGVAGLWLMRRLAAQGRSAILLESRKIGRGQTVASQGIIHGGTKYALTNRLTGASESIREMPAWWSAALRGQGEIDLSGARVLADHQYLWSQRSLPSRLTTFFAASVMQTRVRTVDRAQHPALLAHEAFSGSVYRVEEMVLDAPSLLAALASAPGAAVLRIDETQLKLECAGGRDPRGGVTVHIGDGAERRAAIRTGAVVCTAGAGNGALLAQAGAKPDAMQRRPLHMVLVRGPLEHRIYGHCLEAGSRPRLTISSHDWDGDAGGRVWYLGGELAEQGVRRSRLEQIEFARREVATLFPWLDLSRLEWDAFLIDRVEGAQPKRARPDEPVIHETPAALFAWPTKLAFAPLLADRLIARINERAPNPAPGELESLAAWPRPEIAQPPWKEQRQWHTFDR is encoded by the coding sequence ATGTCATCTCCCTGCGAGGCAACCGCGGACGTTGTGATCATCGGCGCCGGCGTTGCCGGACTCTGGCTGATGCGCCGACTCGCCGCGCAGGGGCGCAGCGCCATCCTGCTCGAATCACGCAAAATCGGCCGTGGACAGACGGTTGCATCGCAGGGAATCATCCACGGCGGAACCAAGTACGCGCTCACGAATCGACTCACCGGCGCATCGGAATCCATCCGCGAGATGCCGGCCTGGTGGAGCGCAGCGCTGCGCGGTCAGGGCGAGATTGATCTCTCCGGCGCGCGGGTGCTCGCCGACCACCAGTACCTCTGGTCACAGCGTTCCCTGCCTTCGCGATTGACCACTTTTTTTGCCGCGTCGGTCATGCAAACTCGCGTGAGAACGGTCGACCGCGCGCAGCACCCGGCTCTTCTCGCGCACGAAGCATTTTCGGGTTCGGTGTACCGCGTGGAGGAAATGGTGCTCGATGCGCCATCGCTTCTGGCGGCGCTGGCCTCCGCGCCGGGCGCTGCCGTTCTCAGGATTGACGAGACGCAACTCAAACTCGAGTGCGCCGGCGGGCGCGATCCGCGTGGTGGAGTGACGGTGCACATCGGCGACGGGGCGGAGCGGCGGGCGGCGATCAGAACCGGCGCCGTCGTCTGCACCGCTGGAGCCGGCAACGGGGCGCTGCTCGCGCAGGCCGGGGCGAAGCCGGACGCAATGCAGCGCCGCCCGCTGCACATGGTCCTCGTCCGCGGACCGCTCGAACACCGCATCTACGGCCACTGCCTTGAAGCCGGCTCCCGGCCGCGCCTGACCATCAGTTCGCACGACTGGGACGGTGACGCCGGCGGGCGCGTCTGGTACCTCGGCGGCGAGCTGGCCGAGCAGGGCGTGCGCCGGTCGCGCCTCGAGCAGATCGAATTCGCGCGGCGCGAGGTCGCCACGCTGTTCCCCTGGCTCGATCTGAGTAGGCTCGAGTGGGACGCTTTTCTCATCGACCGCGTCGAAGGCGCCCAGCCGAAGCGCGCGCGGCCGGACGAGCCCGTCATTCACGAGACGCCCGCCGCTCTGTTCGCCTGGCCGACGAAACTCGCGTTCGCACCGCTGCTGGCCGACCGGCTCATCGCGCGTATCAATGAGCGGGCGCCGAACCCTGCCCCAGGCGAACTCGAGTCACTCGCCGCCTGGCCCCGGCCGGAGATCGCGCAGCCGCCATGGAAGGAGCAGCGCCAGTGGCACACGTTCGATCGCTAG
- a CDS encoding aldo/keto reductase: protein MAHVRSLGRTGLKVSPIGLGTVKIGRNEGVRYPRPFDLPGDDDVRNLLASAIDLGVNVIDTAPAYGTSEERLGALLPGRREQWVIVTKCGEEFANGQSAFDFSPESIRRSVERSLARLHTDYLDVVLIHSDGRDEEILRDSGAVEALEDLRQRGLIRAMGISTKTVDGGLLAAQRCDVVMITLNPFVPADAVVAQAALHSGAGILVKKALVSGHLADARLGGDPVAACLSYVLRSPGVHSAIVGTLNPQHLAAAVAAADGALRDGPGRD, encoded by the coding sequence GTGGCACACGTTCGATCGCTAGGGCGCACAGGACTGAAGGTCTCGCCGATCGGGCTGGGGACGGTAAAGATCGGCCGCAATGAAGGCGTGCGCTATCCGCGCCCGTTCGATCTGCCCGGCGACGATGACGTGCGAAACCTCCTCGCTTCGGCGATTGATCTGGGCGTCAACGTGATCGACACGGCGCCGGCGTACGGCACGAGCGAGGAGCGGCTGGGCGCTCTGCTTCCGGGCCGGCGCGAGCAGTGGGTCATCGTGACCAAGTGCGGCGAAGAGTTTGCAAACGGCCAGTCCGCGTTCGACTTCTCGCCCGAGAGCATCCGCCGCAGCGTGGAGCGCAGCCTGGCGCGCCTGCACACGGACTATCTCGACGTTGTGCTCATTCACTCCGACGGGCGCGATGAGGAAATCCTGCGCGACAGCGGCGCCGTAGAGGCGCTGGAAGATCTTCGGCAGCGCGGGCTCATCCGCGCCATGGGCATTTCGACCAAGACGGTGGACGGCGGGCTGCTCGCAGCGCAGCGGTGCGATGTGGTGATGATCACGCTCAATCCCTTCGTGCCGGCCGATGCCGTCGTGGCGCAGGCGGCGCTTCACAGCGGCGCCGGGATTCTCGTCAAGAAAGCGCTGGTGAGCGGGCACCTGGCCGATGCGCGGCTCGGCGGTGATCCAGTGGCCGCGTGTCTCTCGTATGTACTGCGCTCTCCGGGCGTGCACAGCGCGATCGTCGGCACGCTGAATCCGCAGCATTTGGCGGCGGCGGTGGCGGCGGCGGATGGAGCATTGCGCGATGGGCCAGGACGCGACTGA
- a CDS encoding type II secretion system protein, protein MPRRGGFSLIELIVAMLVLAVLVSIMLPALHRTMRYSAPLVRCSANIRQLHQALVLYLNASNDAMPLAGYDCLRDANTPPLNKTLAEYGVGDIAFWTCPADPRPRVVIDRWGSRVYPPGRYMQVARRRIRVDELGPEYPLLADRGPFHLTLQESEQSLGPAESTPDPSTSPNTSGFYEGHNSVWVSGRITSHAREKSETRK, encoded by the coding sequence ATGCCGCGCCGAGGCGGTTTTTCGCTCATCGAACTCATCGTCGCCATGTTGGTGCTTGCAGTGCTCGTATCCATCATGCTCCCGGCCCTGCACCGGACCATGCGCTACAGCGCTCCGCTGGTGCGCTGCTCGGCGAATATCAGGCAGTTGCACCAGGCGCTGGTGCTGTACCTGAACGCATCCAACGACGCCATGCCGCTGGCAGGCTACGACTGTCTGCGCGACGCCAATACCCCGCCTCTTAACAAGACGCTGGCCGAATACGGCGTGGGCGACATCGCCTTCTGGACCTGCCCCGCCGACCCCAGGCCGCGTGTCGTCATCGACCGCTGGGGAAGCCGTGTCTACCCGCCCGGCCGCTACATGCAGGTCGCCCGCCGGCGAATCCGGGTTGACGAACTCGGCCCCGAGTACCCGCTGCTGGCCGACCGCGGCCCGTTCCACCTCACGCTCCAGGAAAGTGAGCAGTCGCTCGGCCCCGCGGAGTCCACGCCCGATCCGAGCACCTCGCCCAACACATCCGGCTTCTACGAGGGGCACAACTCAGTGTGGGTCAGCGGGCGCATCACCTCCCACGCGCGCGAGAAGAGCGAAACGCGCAAGTAG
- a CDS encoding elongation factor G: protein MADYTTRDIRNIVLVGHAASGKTTLVERILESTKTIGRMGSVEDGNTVCDYEPEEKAHQHSLNSAVVHVSFNGCRINLIDTPGYPDFVGQANAALAAADAVGLVVDASRGIENMTRRMMRLAADEGLPRFICINKMQLGKDNLEELVEQLRETFGRECLPINLPAGGASGIARCFYRSAEGPAPDFSSVEDAHQALIDQVVEIDEQLMERYLGGEELSPEELATAFKKAMCQGHLVPILFTSAKQGTGVDVMLDVITRLCPSPAEADPRPFLVRKSDGGEEEQWRPQADPDKPLVGHVFRIAADPFVGKLAAFRIQQGTLKSGDSVTIGEHRKAVRLAHIFQLQGKDHLECHSAVPGDIVAVAKIDEMHYDAVVHGELGFDSIRAKSIPQPTPMFGLAVTAAKRGEEGKISQALIRLAEEDPTFKFDRDATTHEMVMRGIGELHLRVVIERLKSRFNLEVHTAPPKIAYKETISVKADGHHRHKKQTGGAGQFGEVYLRVEPLPADAEESFEFVDDTFGGSVPKQFMPAIEKGVRQMLQIGCVAGYPMQGIRVAVYDGKYHPVDSKEVAFITAGKRAFADAVSKAKPRLLEPFVTLEIATPSDYMGDITSDIMGRRGRIQGTDMLTGGMAIITAEAPLAEVMSYAASLKAMTQGTGSYTMEYSHDEPTPAHIQAEVVAAYKPREEED from the coding sequence ATGGCGGACTACACGACGCGGGACATCCGCAACATTGTGCTGGTCGGTCATGCCGCGTCCGGCAAGACCACGCTCGTCGAGCGGATTCTCGAATCGACCAAGACCATCGGGCGCATGGGCAGCGTCGAGGACGGCAACACCGTGTGCGACTACGAGCCCGAGGAGAAGGCACACCAGCACAGTCTGAACTCGGCCGTGGTTCACGTCAGCTTCAACGGCTGCCGCATCAACCTCATCGATACGCCGGGCTATCCCGACTTCGTCGGGCAGGCGAACGCGGCGCTGGCCGCCGCCGACGCGGTCGGCCTGGTCGTCGACGCGTCGCGCGGCATCGAGAACATGACTCGCCGCATGATGCGCCTCGCCGCCGACGAGGGCCTGCCCCGGTTCATCTGCATCAACAAGATGCAGCTGGGCAAGGACAACCTCGAAGAACTCGTCGAGCAGTTGCGCGAGACGTTCGGCCGCGAATGTCTGCCGATCAATCTTCCAGCCGGCGGCGCGTCGGGCATCGCCCGCTGTTTCTACCGTTCTGCTGAAGGACCCGCGCCGGATTTCAGCAGCGTCGAAGACGCGCACCAGGCGCTCATCGACCAGGTCGTCGAAATCGACGAGCAGCTCATGGAGCGTTACCTCGGCGGCGAGGAACTCTCGCCCGAGGAACTCGCCACGGCCTTCAAGAAGGCCATGTGCCAGGGCCACCTCGTGCCGATCCTGTTTACGAGCGCCAAGCAGGGAACGGGCGTCGATGTCATGCTCGATGTCATCACGCGCCTGTGCCCGAGTCCGGCGGAAGCCGATCCGCGGCCGTTTCTGGTGCGCAAGAGCGACGGTGGCGAGGAGGAGCAGTGGCGCCCGCAGGCCGATCCCGACAAGCCGCTGGTGGGTCACGTCTTCCGCATCGCCGCCGACCCGTTCGTGGGCAAGCTCGCCGCGTTCCGCATTCAACAGGGCACGCTCAAGAGCGGCGACTCGGTGACAATTGGCGAACATCGCAAGGCGGTGCGCCTGGCGCACATCTTCCAGCTGCAGGGCAAGGATCACCTTGAGTGCCACTCGGCCGTGCCCGGCGACATCGTGGCCGTGGCCAAGATCGACGAGATGCACTACGACGCCGTCGTGCACGGCGAACTGGGCTTTGACAGCATCCGCGCCAAGTCCATCCCGCAGCCCACGCCGATGTTCGGCCTCGCCGTCACCGCCGCCAAGCGCGGCGAAGAAGGGAAGATCAGCCAGGCCCTCATCCGCCTTGCCGAGGAGGACCCCACGTTCAAGTTCGATCGCGACGCGACGACCCACGAGATGGTGATGCGCGGCATCGGCGAACTGCACCTGCGCGTCGTCATCGAGCGCCTCAAGAGCCGTTTCAACCTCGAAGTGCACACCGCGCCGCCCAAGATCGCCTACAAGGAGACCATCAGCGTCAAGGCCGATGGCCACCACCGGCACAAGAAGCAGACCGGCGGCGCCGGGCAATTCGGCGAGGTCTACCTCCGCGTCGAACCTCTCCCTGCAGACGCTGAAGAGTCGTTCGAGTTCGTCGATGACACCTTCGGCGGCTCCGTGCCCAAGCAGTTCATGCCCGCGATCGAAAAGGGCGTCCGCCAAATGCTCCAGATCGGCTGCGTCGCCGGCTATCCGATGCAGGGTATTCGCGTGGCTGTCTACGACGGCAAGTATCACCCGGTGGACTCGAAGGAAGTCGCGTTCATCACCGCCGGCAAGCGCGCCTTCGCCGACGCCGTCAGCAAGGCCAAGCCCCGCCTGCTCGAGCCTTTCGTCACGCTCGAGATCGCCACGCCTTCAGACTACATGGGCGACATCACCAGCGACATCATGGGCCGGCGCGGACGCATCCAGGGCACGGACATGCTCACGGGCGGCATGGCGATCATCACCGCCGAAGCGCCGCTGGCGGAGGTGATGTCCTACGCCGCATCGCTCAAGGCGATGACGCAGGGCACCGGCTCATACACGATGGAATACAGCCACGACGAGCCGACCCCGGCGCACATCCAGGCCGAAGTCGTCGCCGCCTACAAGCCGCGGGAAGAGGAAGACTGA
- the rpsT gene encoding 30S ribosomal protein S20, whose translation MAHTISSRKRVRQTQAHNARNRWRKRRIQSAVKAFDDLIGHRGSYADAEKAYRDASAVLDRVAGKGTIHRNKAARKKSRMAKKLATLKQG comes from the coding sequence ATGGCTCATACGATTTCGTCCCGCAAGCGCGTCCGCCAGACCCAGGCCCACAACGCCAGAAACCGGTGGCGCAAGCGCCGCATTCAGTCCGCCGTCAAGGCCTTTGACGACCTGATCGGCCACCGCGGCTCGTACGCCGACGCCGAGAAGGCCTATCGCGATGCCTCGGCCGTTCTGGATCGCGTGGCGGGCAAGGGCACGATTCACCGCAACAAGGCGGCCCGCAAGAAGAGCCGCATGGCGAAAAAGCTGGCAACGCTCAAGCAGGGCTGA